One genomic window of Streptomonospora nanhaiensis includes the following:
- a CDS encoding ABC transporter substrate-binding protein, whose product MKPGRLLRRTAPAAVLALALAACSPPETQPEDDARPLAEPVRVEHQFGTTEIDTVPERIVTIDLQWTDVLQSMGVDPVGYTVDPGMPEGGPPWQDLPASAEALRADDGVPVEQIALLEPDLILGTYSIADQNTYDRLSEIAPTVATLDERQVTPWEELVELAGRILQDAETADEVVDSVHGRVDDAAADLPGLEGGTFALAQYIVGDGMIIVADEEDGSSVFFQRLGMTMYGPVRERGQETGLPRIEVSTERSDLLRADFVAFLVNGGDEDDLSDIPGFDDLPGTVAVLDYATVAGLNTPTPLSVEHALDAMRPHLEEASRSARE is encoded by the coding sequence ATGAAACCTGGCCGCCTCCTCCGCCGGACCGCCCCCGCCGCCGTGCTCGCGCTCGCCCTCGCCGCGTGCAGCCCCCCGGAGACCCAACCGGAGGACGACGCCCGCCCGCTGGCGGAGCCCGTCCGCGTCGAGCATCAGTTCGGCACCACCGAGATCGACACCGTGCCCGAGCGGATCGTCACCATCGACCTGCAGTGGACCGACGTCCTGCAGTCCATGGGCGTCGACCCCGTGGGCTACACGGTCGACCCCGGCATGCCCGAGGGCGGACCGCCGTGGCAGGACCTCCCGGCCTCCGCCGAGGCGCTGCGGGCGGACGACGGCGTCCCCGTCGAGCAGATCGCCCTGCTCGAACCCGACCTCATCCTGGGCACCTACTCGATCGCCGACCAGAACACCTACGACCGGCTCTCCGAGATCGCCCCCACCGTGGCCACCCTGGACGAGCGCCAGGTCACGCCGTGGGAGGAGCTGGTCGAACTCGCCGGGCGCATCCTCCAGGACGCCGAGACCGCCGACGAGGTCGTCGACTCCGTCCACGGCCGGGTGGACGACGCGGCGGCGGACCTGCCCGGGCTGGAGGGCGGGACGTTCGCGCTGGCCCAGTACATCGTCGGGGACGGCATGATCATCGTCGCCGACGAGGAGGACGGCTCCAGCGTCTTCTTCCAGCGGTTGGGCATGACGATGTACGGCCCCGTGCGCGAGCGGGGCCAGGAGACCGGCCTGCCCCGCATCGAGGTCAGCACCGAGCGGTCGGACCTGCTGCGCGCCGACTTCGTGGCCTTCCTGGTCAACGGCGGCGACGAGGACGACCTGTCCGACATCCCCGGGTTCGACGACCTCCCCGGCACCGTCGCCGTCCTGGACTACGCCACCGTGGCCGGCCTCAACACCCCCACGCCGCTGTCCGTCGAGCACGCTCTTGACGCCATGCGCCCCCACCTGGAGGAGGCGTCGCGGTCCGCGCGGGAGTGA
- a CDS encoding FAD-binding oxidoreductase — protein sequence MNAAVENLRTQVRGRVLLPSDDGFAQARSPWNRAVEQPVAAVVEAADADDAAAVVRHARAAGLTVAAQPNGHGASGNTAGVVLLRTGALDGLAVDPAARTARAEAGVTWGRVQAEAGPHGLTGMAGSSPIVSVVGYTLGGGLSWFGRSHGWAADSVTAFEVVDAEGERGRVTAASDPDLFWALRGGGGDFALVTAVEFDLHPAPELYGGRMLFPGALAARAFDAFRAITEKAPDALSTWYTRLHPPGGDPLVAVDVAFLGGEAEAKELLRPLEAVGAAIADTRRPMSPAELGAITADPTDPGPGFSRARSLADLDGDAGAVLAEEDAAPLLMVQVRHLGGALARPSDSATGALAAPYLVYTLGLPLSADLAAGLRERCARLWESLGGRVGGRRPYSLLAPGESAADAFTPEAVARLREVKRARDPHGVFRANFPVLD from the coding sequence GTGAACGCTGCTGTGGAGAACCTTCGCACACAGGTGCGCGGCCGCGTCCTGCTGCCCTCCGACGACGGGTTCGCCCAGGCCCGCTCGCCCTGGAACCGCGCGGTGGAGCAGCCCGTGGCCGCGGTCGTGGAGGCCGCCGACGCCGACGACGCCGCGGCCGTGGTGCGCCACGCCCGCGCCGCGGGGCTGACGGTGGCGGCCCAGCCCAACGGCCACGGCGCCTCCGGCAACACCGCCGGCGTGGTGCTGCTGCGCACCGGCGCGCTGGACGGGCTGGCGGTCGACCCGGCCGCGCGCACCGCCCGTGCGGAGGCGGGCGTGACCTGGGGGCGGGTGCAGGCCGAGGCCGGCCCGCACGGGCTCACGGGCATGGCGGGCAGCTCGCCGATCGTGAGCGTGGTGGGCTACACCCTCGGCGGGGGGCTGAGCTGGTTCGGCCGGTCCCACGGGTGGGCGGCCGACAGCGTGACCGCCTTCGAGGTGGTCGACGCCGAGGGCGAGCGCGGCCGGGTGACCGCCGCCTCCGATCCCGACCTGTTCTGGGCGCTGCGCGGGGGCGGGGGCGACTTCGCGCTGGTGACGGCGGTGGAGTTCGACCTGCACCCGGCGCCGGAGCTGTACGGCGGTCGGATGCTGTTCCCCGGCGCGCTGGCCGCCCGCGCGTTCGACGCCTTCCGCGCGATCACCGAGAAGGCCCCCGACGCGCTGTCGACGTGGTACACCCGCCTGCACCCGCCCGGCGGCGACCCGCTGGTCGCGGTGGACGTTGCCTTCCTGGGCGGCGAGGCCGAGGCCAAGGAGCTGCTGCGCCCGCTGGAGGCGGTGGGCGCGGCGATCGCCGACACCCGCCGGCCGATGTCCCCCGCCGAACTCGGCGCGATCACCGCCGACCCCACCGACCCGGGCCCCGGGTTCAGCCGGGCCCGCTCGCTCGCCGACCTCGACGGAGACGCCGGCGCGGTGCTGGCGGAGGAGGACGCGGCGCCGCTGCTCATGGTGCAGGTGCGCCACCTCGGGGGCGCGCTGGCCCGCCCGTCGGACTCCGCCACCGGCGCCCTGGCGGCGCCCTACCTGGTCTACACGCTGGGGCTGCCGCTGTCGGCGGACCTGGCGGCGGGGCTGCGGGAGCGGTGCGCGCGGCTGTGGGAGTCCCTGGGCGGGCGGGTGGGCGGGCGGCGGCCCTACAGCCTGCTGGCGCCGGGCGAGTCGGCGGCCGACGCCTTCACCCCCGAAGCGGTGGCGCGGCTGCGGGAGGTCAAGCGCGCCCGCGACCCGCACGGCGTCTTCCGCGCCAACTTCCCGGTGCTGGACTGA
- a CDS encoding MFS transporter, with protein sequence MVGTDTRRRAGAREWAGLALLALPTVLLGLDVTVLYLVMPSLAADLAPTATETLWIMDAYGFLIAGLLITMGTLGDRIGRRRLLMIGAAAFAVVSVAAAFAPTAPALIAARALLGVAGATLMPSTLALVSTMFPAPRERALAIGVWATMFALGMAAGPVLGGALLAHFWWGSAFLAAVPVAAVVLAAGPVLLPEYRAPARGRFDLPSVALSVAAIVSVVYAVKHTAAEDPDTAAAAAAAAGLGLGAVFVRRQLRLPEPLLDMTLFTGRAFTSALVILLVGLTGVGGVMFLVTQYLQLVEGLSAAAAGVLLGLPALAMLAAAIGAPLVARRVRPGTVMAASLVLAVVGYGLLATAGSGARVAVVGGFALVYLGLGAISALGTDLVVGAAPREKAGSAAAMSETVQELGLAVGVAVLGSLATAVYRATVAVPPGAPAGAAARVGDSLPGALSVADRVPAEAVVQAQAAFTAGFNAAAGVAGLATVAAAVLCAVALRGIGPITGSEP encoded by the coding sequence GTGGTCGGAACGGATACGCGAAGGCGCGCCGGCGCGCGCGAGTGGGCGGGGCTGGCGCTGCTGGCCCTGCCCACGGTGCTGCTCGGCCTGGACGTCACCGTGCTGTACCTGGTGATGCCGAGCCTGGCGGCGGACCTGGCGCCCACCGCCACCGAGACGCTGTGGATCATGGACGCCTACGGGTTCCTGATCGCCGGCCTGCTGATCACGATGGGCACCCTGGGCGACCGGATCGGCCGCCGCCGGCTGCTGATGATCGGGGCCGCGGCGTTCGCGGTGGTGTCCGTGGCGGCGGCGTTCGCGCCCACCGCGCCGGCGCTGATCGCGGCCCGCGCGCTGCTGGGCGTCGCCGGCGCCACGCTGATGCCCTCCACGCTGGCCCTGGTCAGCACGATGTTCCCCGCGCCGCGGGAGCGGGCGCTGGCCATCGGGGTGTGGGCCACCATGTTCGCCCTGGGGATGGCGGCCGGGCCGGTCCTGGGCGGCGCGCTGCTCGCGCACTTCTGGTGGGGGTCGGCGTTCCTGGCCGCCGTTCCGGTGGCCGCGGTGGTGCTGGCCGCGGGGCCGGTGCTGCTGCCGGAGTACCGGGCGCCCGCGCGGGGCCGGTTCGACCTGCCCAGCGTCGCGCTGTCGGTGGCCGCGATCGTCTCGGTCGTCTACGCGGTCAAGCACACCGCCGCCGAGGACCCCGACACCGCGGCGGCCGCGGCGGCGGCCGCCGGGCTGGGGCTGGGCGCGGTGTTCGTCCGCCGCCAGCTCCGCCTGCCCGAGCCGCTGCTGGACATGACGCTGTTCACCGGGCGCGCCTTCACCAGCGCGCTGGTCATCCTGCTGGTCGGCCTCACCGGTGTCGGCGGGGTGATGTTCCTGGTGACCCAGTACCTCCAACTGGTCGAGGGGCTGTCGGCGGCGGCCGCCGGGGTGCTGCTGGGGCTGCCCGCGCTGGCGATGCTGGCCGCCGCCATCGGCGCGCCGCTGGTCGCCCGGCGCGTGCGCCCCGGCACGGTGATGGCCGCATCGCTGGTCCTGGCCGTGGTGGGCTACGGGCTGCTGGCCACCGCCGGCTCCGGCGCGCGCGTCGCCGTGGTCGGCGGGTTCGCCCTGGTCTACCTGGGCCTGGGCGCGATCAGCGCGCTGGGCACCGACCTGGTCGTGGGCGCGGCCCCGCGCGAGAAGGCGGGGTCGGCCGCGGCGATGTCGGAGACCGTGCAGGAACTGGGGCTGGCCGTGGGGGTGGCCGTGCTGGGCAGCCTGGCCACGGCGGTCTACCGCGCGACCGTGGCCGTCCCGCCGGGCGCGCCCGCGGGCGCCGCCGCGCGCGTCGGCGACAGCCTGCCGGGGGCGCTGTCGGTCGCCGACCGCGTCCCGGCCGAGGCGGTCGTCCAGGCCCAGGCGGCCTTCACCGCCGGGTTCAACGCCGCCGCCGGTGTCGCCGGGCTGGCCACGGTCGCCGCCGCCGTACTGTGCGCGGTCGCGCTGCGCGGCATCGGGCCCATCACCGGGTCGGAGCCGTGA
- a CDS encoding amidohydrolase family protein — MAHPRPSQPPASSAPDTPAAPGAPAAAPTAGSPLSAPPPRPAPEQPAEPGGALTRRDLFETGGKASLAGGAAWLLAPGAPAAADDTADADSSGGSVTVTQGTNISAAASPDGEWIAFDLYTAIWLVPAAGGTARRLTGDIVDATRPRFSPDSSQLVFQAYRDGNYHVYLLDLPDGRPRRITEGPHDHREPAFSPDGTRIALASDREDGYDIWVYDVASGELTRITGDASDAGEPAWTPDGERIVYTADRAGVRATDLDGNSEELVPAADHTTVFSPAPGPGGRLAHVRFHADTCRLVVDGEAVSGDEDVFVGTLTWTGEDRLLYTADGAIRHRTLGSGATDVDFRATVPYLRRQSRPARRDIDDHDEHPVRGIAGPVLSPDGTRVAFRALGALWVMPIGKKPRAIVDDGYFNSDPDWHPDGTSLVYSGDRSGAPALWRYDLDSGETTRLTHLDGAQVTPRWSPDGERIAYQDQDGATWVYDVAANTTRQVLPALFQPGRPTWSRDGRVLALAAVRPRSRRFREGTSQILTVDLETGTTRYIEPAPYRSLSTRGDDGPVWSPDGRHMAFVMDSVLWTVEVDADGGFRTEPRQLTTEPTDAPSWSGDSQTLLYLSSGRLRTVARTGGRSAGVAMPLRRRRARPSGRTLVRAGAVWDGTSDRLRHDVDIVIDRNRITEVRPRTRGAGGARVVDAADLTVLPGLMDAHNHWHLRGRHWGARQGPLWLAYGITATRSPGDPVYQMLETREALESGKITGPRYLATGEAVDGTRIYYNFMRPTHDEEALERELERAFELDYDLVKTYVRLPVRLQRTAVHRAHRAGLPLTSHYLYPAAHLGMDGMEHMGATNRLGYSHTASQLGRAYGDVTAMFAASGIAITPTLFNASALYAEDRSLVEDERTRRLFPAWEYRALETKADDAAAGGPDARRARAALPDNVATLRTVHKKGGLIIGGTDAPLDNMAVSLHLNLRAMVAHGFTPRAALTVTTSTTARWLGLGRDLGAVEPGRLADLAVVEGNPLEDITAAAAVRMTIVNGVVHRVEELMEPFAEDATRPQTRSAPPATRRGDPLPSAGTGGDAPWWHGESERTAPHRC; from the coding sequence ATGGCGCATCCCCGCCCGTCCCAGCCCCCCGCCTCATCCGCCCCCGACACCCCCGCCGCTCCCGGCGCCCCGGCCGCGGCCCCCACCGCCGGCTCCCCCCTCTCCGCACCCCCGCCGCGCCCCGCACCCGAGCAGCCCGCCGAGCCGGGCGGCGCCCTCACCCGGCGCGACCTGTTCGAGACCGGCGGCAAGGCCTCGCTCGCCGGCGGCGCCGCCTGGCTGCTGGCCCCCGGAGCGCCCGCGGCCGCCGACGACACCGCCGACGCCGACTCCTCCGGCGGCTCGGTCACGGTCACCCAGGGCACCAACATCTCGGCCGCCGCCTCGCCCGACGGCGAGTGGATCGCCTTCGACCTCTACACCGCCATCTGGCTGGTCCCCGCCGCCGGCGGCACCGCCCGCCGCCTCACCGGCGACATCGTCGACGCCACCCGCCCGCGCTTCAGCCCCGACTCCTCCCAACTGGTCTTCCAGGCCTACCGCGACGGCAACTACCACGTCTACCTGCTCGACCTGCCCGACGGCCGGCCGCGCCGCATCACCGAGGGGCCCCACGACCACCGCGAACCCGCGTTCTCGCCCGACGGCACCCGCATCGCCCTCGCCTCCGACCGCGAGGACGGCTACGACATCTGGGTTTACGACGTCGCATCCGGCGAGCTGACCCGGATCACCGGCGACGCCTCCGACGCGGGCGAGCCCGCCTGGACACCCGACGGCGAGCGGATCGTCTACACCGCCGACCGCGCCGGCGTCCGCGCCACCGACCTCGACGGCAACAGCGAGGAACTCGTCCCCGCCGCCGACCACACCACCGTCTTCTCCCCGGCCCCGGGCCCGGGCGGACGGCTGGCCCACGTGCGCTTCCACGCCGACACCTGCCGCCTGGTGGTCGACGGCGAGGCCGTCAGCGGCGACGAGGACGTCTTCGTCGGCACCCTCACCTGGACCGGCGAGGACCGGCTGCTCTACACCGCCGACGGCGCCATCCGCCACCGCACGCTCGGCTCCGGCGCCACCGACGTCGACTTCCGCGCCACCGTCCCCTACCTGCGCCGCCAATCCCGCCCCGCCCGGCGCGACATCGACGACCACGACGAGCACCCCGTGCGCGGGATCGCCGGGCCGGTCCTGTCGCCCGACGGCACCCGCGTGGCCTTCCGGGCGCTGGGCGCGCTGTGGGTCATGCCGATCGGCAAGAAGCCCCGCGCCATCGTGGACGACGGCTACTTCAACTCCGACCCCGACTGGCACCCCGACGGCACCTCCCTGGTGTACTCCGGCGACCGCTCGGGCGCGCCCGCCCTGTGGCGCTACGACCTCGACTCCGGCGAGACCACCCGGCTCACCCACCTGGACGGCGCCCAGGTCACGCCCCGCTGGTCGCCCGACGGCGAGCGGATCGCCTACCAGGACCAGGACGGCGCCACCTGGGTCTACGACGTCGCCGCCAACACCACCCGCCAGGTCCTGCCCGCCCTCTTCCAGCCGGGCCGCCCCACCTGGTCGCGCGACGGCCGTGTGCTGGCGCTGGCCGCGGTGCGGCCGCGCTCGCGGCGGTTCCGCGAGGGCACCAGCCAGATCCTCACCGTCGACCTGGAGACCGGCACCACCCGCTATATCGAGCCCGCGCCCTACCGGTCGCTGTCCACGCGCGGCGACGACGGCCCGGTCTGGTCGCCCGACGGCCGCCACATGGCGTTCGTCATGGACAGCGTGCTGTGGACCGTCGAGGTCGACGCCGACGGCGGCTTCCGCACCGAACCCCGCCAGTTGACCACCGAGCCCACCGACGCCCCCAGTTGGAGCGGGGACTCCCAGACCCTGCTGTACCTCAGCAGCGGCCGGCTGCGCACCGTCGCGCGCACCGGCGGGCGCTCCGCCGGGGTGGCCATGCCGCTGCGCCGGCGCCGCGCCCGCCCCTCGGGCCGCACCCTGGTGCGGGCCGGGGCCGTCTGGGACGGCACCTCCGACCGGCTGCGCCACGACGTGGACATCGTCATCGACCGCAACCGCATCACCGAGGTGCGCCCGCGCACGCGAGGCGCCGGCGGCGCCCGGGTGGTGGACGCCGCCGACCTCACCGTGCTGCCCGGCCTCATGGACGCCCACAACCACTGGCACCTGCGCGGCCGCCACTGGGGCGCCCGGCAGGGGCCGCTGTGGCTGGCCTACGGCATCACCGCCACCCGCTCGCCCGGCGACCCCGTCTACCAGATGCTGGAGACCCGCGAGGCGCTGGAGTCCGGCAAGATCACCGGCCCCCGCTACCTCGCCACCGGCGAGGCCGTCGACGGAACGCGCATCTACTACAACTTCATGCGCCCCACCCACGACGAGGAGGCCCTGGAGCGCGAACTGGAGCGCGCCTTCGAACTGGACTACGACCTCGTCAAGACCTACGTGCGGCTGCCGGTGCGCCTCCAGCGCACCGCCGTGCACCGCGCCCACCGCGCCGGCCTGCCCCTGACCTCGCACTACCTCTACCCGGCCGCCCACCTGGGCATGGACGGCATGGAGCACATGGGCGCCACCAACCGGCTGGGCTACTCCCACACCGCCAGCCAGCTCGGCCGCGCCTACGGCGACGTCACGGCGATGTTCGCGGCGTCGGGGATCGCCATCACGCCCACCCTGTTCAACGCCTCCGCGCTCTACGCCGAGGACCGCTCCCTGGTCGAGGACGAGCGCACCCGCCGCCTCTTCCCCGCCTGGGAGTACCGGGCGCTGGAGACCAAGGCCGACGACGCGGCGGCGGGCGGCCCCGACGCCCGGCGGGCCCGCGCGGCGCTGCCCGACAACGTCGCCACCCTGCGCACCGTCCACAAGAAGGGCGGGCTCATCATCGGCGGCACCGACGCCCCGCTGGACAACATGGCCGTCAGCCTGCACCTGAACCTGCGGGCCATGGTGGCCCACGGGTTCACCCCCCGCGCGGCGCTGACCGTCACGACCTCCACCACCGCCCGCTGGCTGGGCCTGGGCCGCGACCTCGGCGCGGTCGAACCGGGCCGGCTGGCCGACCTCGCCGTGGTCGAGGGCAACCCCCTGGAGGACATCACGGCCGCCGCCGCGGTCCGCATGACGATCGTCAACGGCGTGGTGCACCGCGTCGAGGAGCTGATGGAGCCCTTCGCCGAGGACGCCACCCGCCCGCAGACCCGCTCGGCGCCCCCCGCGACCAGGCGCGGCGACCCCCTGCCCTCGGCGGGCACCGGGGGCGACGCCCCGTGGTGGCACGGCGAGTCCGAGCGGACCGCCCCGCACCGCTGCTGA
- a CDS encoding GntR family transcriptional regulator produces MRVVDLAVRHDLAEGAHVTEQWVADELGVSRSPARKALLFLAELGIVERIPNRGFFLSRPAADLGRVDLDAASEAEEAGYFHFVDDQLGGRFGTEFTAADVARRYGLTARQAQRLLARLEGEDLVRRRAGRGWEFQRVLTTVEGHDQSYRFRMIVEPGAVLEPGFAVDPDAFAEHRARQEALLRGGILTSSRTELFRTGAEFHEMVVACSRNAFLLDALRRQNRVRRLIEYRHQFDRSRLVGQAREHLRLLELLERGEREAAAALLRAHLDRVRWLKTGIGPEPRPPALEP; encoded by the coding sequence ATGCGGGTCGTCGACCTGGCGGTGCGCCACGACCTCGCCGAGGGCGCCCACGTCACCGAGCAGTGGGTCGCCGACGAGCTGGGGGTGTCGCGCTCGCCCGCGCGCAAGGCCCTGCTGTTCCTCGCCGAGCTGGGGATCGTCGAGCGGATCCCCAACCGCGGTTTCTTCCTGAGCAGGCCCGCCGCCGACCTGGGGCGGGTCGACCTCGACGCCGCCTCCGAGGCCGAGGAGGCCGGCTACTTCCACTTCGTCGACGACCAGCTCGGCGGGCGGTTCGGCACCGAGTTCACGGCAGCCGACGTCGCCCGCCGCTACGGCCTCACCGCCCGCCAGGCCCAGCGGCTGCTGGCCCGCCTGGAGGGCGAGGACCTGGTGCGGCGCCGCGCCGGGCGCGGCTGGGAGTTCCAGCGGGTGCTCACCACCGTCGAGGGCCACGACCAGAGCTACCGGTTCCGGATGATCGTGGAGCCGGGGGCGGTGCTGGAACCCGGGTTCGCCGTGGACCCCGACGCCTTCGCCGAGCACCGCGCGCGCCAGGAGGCGTTGCTGCGCGGGGGCATCCTCACGTCCTCGCGCACCGAGCTGTTCCGTACCGGGGCGGAGTTCCACGAAATGGTGGTGGCCTGCTCGCGCAACGCCTTCCTGCTGGACGCGCTGCGGCGGCAGAACCGGGTCCGCCGGCTGATCGAGTACCGCCACCAGTTCGACCGCTCGCGGCTGGTGGGCCAGGCCCGCGAGCACCTGCGGCTGCTGGAGCTGCTGGAGCGCGGCGAGCGCGAGGCGGCCGCCGCGCTGCTGCGGGCGCACCTGGACCGGGTGCGCTGGCTGAAGACCGGGATCGGCCCCGAGCCGCGCCCCCCGGCCCTGGAACCCTAG
- a CDS encoding SAM-dependent methyltransferase, with translation MTDNDTAAAGGLPASIDTSVPHSARVWNYWLGGKDNYAADREAGEQFRETWPQVATFARQGRGFLKRAVTYLATEAGIRQFLDLGTGMPTAENTHEVAQAHAPDARIVYVDNDPLVLAHAHALLVGTPEGRTDYIHADIREPEAVIAMARERLDFERPIALILMGVLGHVAADRVPGIVRTLVDALPSGSHLALWDGTDTDADVLAALEEYNQSAPLPYRHRAPEWIAALFDGLEIVEPGLVPCPRWRPSGLEAGAGWSNPPSLAGVGRKP, from the coding sequence ATGACCGACAACGACACCGCCGCCGCCGGCGGCCTCCCCGCATCGATCGACACCTCCGTGCCGCACTCGGCCCGGGTCTGGAACTACTGGCTGGGCGGCAAGGACAACTACGCCGCCGACCGGGAGGCCGGCGAGCAGTTCCGCGAGACCTGGCCGCAGGTGGCCACTTTCGCCCGGCAGGGGCGCGGCTTCCTCAAGCGGGCGGTCACCTACCTCGCCACCGAGGCCGGTATCCGCCAGTTCCTCGACCTCGGCACCGGCATGCCCACCGCCGAAAACACCCACGAGGTCGCCCAGGCCCACGCGCCCGACGCCCGGATCGTCTACGTCGACAACGACCCCCTGGTGCTGGCGCACGCCCACGCGCTGCTCGTGGGCACGCCCGAGGGCAGGACCGACTACATCCACGCCGACATCCGCGAGCCCGAGGCCGTCATCGCCATGGCCCGCGAGCGCCTCGACTTCGAGCGGCCGATCGCCCTCATCCTGATGGGCGTGCTCGGCCACGTGGCGGCCGACCGGGTGCCCGGCATCGTGCGCACGCTCGTCGACGCCCTGCCCAGCGGCAGCCACCTCGCGCTGTGGGACGGCACCGACACCGACGCCGACGTGCTCGCGGCGCTGGAGGAGTACAACCAGAGCGCGCCGCTGCCCTACCGGCACCGGGCCCCGGAGTGGATCGCCGCCCTGTTCGACGGGCTGGAGATCGTCGAGCCGGGCCTGGTGCCCTGCCCGCGGTGGCGTCCCAGCGGCCTGGAGGCCGGGGCCGGATGGTCCAACCCGCCCTCGCTCGCCGGGGTGGGCCGCAAGCCCTGA
- the sigJ gene encoding RNA polymerase sigma factor SigJ, whose product MENFFLGDRFQEHRDRLRAVAYRMLGSQAEAEDAVQEAWLRLNRADAAEIDNLGGWLTTVVGRVCLDMLRSRRARREEPAGARLPDPVVAPLEAAEGPEQQALMADSVGLALLVVLDTLPPAERLAFVLHDLFGVPFDDIAPIVERSPAAARQLASRARRRVRGAAPAPDPDLARQRRVVEAFLAAARGGDLAALVELLHPDATTRVDWGALRPGAAPAVRGAEEVARQAALYARPPELVRTVVVNGGIGVLSRTEDGRLYSLLAYTVVDGRIAYIDALADPERLARLDLSALDG is encoded by the coding sequence ATGGAGAACTTTTTTCTGGGAGACCGGTTCCAGGAGCACCGCGATCGGCTGAGGGCGGTGGCCTACCGGATGCTCGGCTCCCAGGCCGAGGCCGAGGACGCGGTGCAGGAGGCGTGGCTGCGCCTGAACCGCGCGGACGCCGCGGAGATCGACAACCTCGGCGGCTGGCTGACCACCGTTGTCGGCCGCGTGTGCCTGGACATGCTCCGGTCGCGCCGCGCCCGCCGCGAGGAGCCGGCCGGCGCCCGCCTACCCGACCCGGTGGTCGCGCCGCTGGAGGCGGCCGAGGGCCCCGAGCAGCAGGCGCTGATGGCCGACTCCGTGGGCCTGGCGCTGCTGGTGGTGCTGGACACCCTGCCGCCCGCCGAGCGCCTGGCGTTCGTCCTGCACGACCTGTTCGGCGTGCCGTTCGACGACATCGCGCCGATCGTGGAGCGCTCGCCCGCCGCCGCGCGCCAGCTGGCCAGCCGCGCCCGCCGCCGGGTGCGCGGGGCCGCCCCGGCACCCGACCCCGACCTCGCCCGCCAGCGCCGGGTGGTGGAGGCGTTCCTGGCGGCCGCGCGCGGCGGCGACCTCGCGGCGCTGGTGGAACTGCTCCACCCCGACGCCACCACCCGGGTCGACTGGGGCGCGCTGCGGCCCGGCGCGGCGCCGGCGGTGCGCGGCGCCGAGGAGGTGGCGCGCCAGGCGGCGCTCTACGCCCGGCCGCCCGAACTGGTGCGCACGGTGGTGGTCAACGGCGGGATCGGCGTGCTCAGCCGCACCGAGGACGGGCGGCTGTACTCCCTGCTGGCCTACACCGTGGTGGACGGCCGGATCGCCTACATCGACGCGCTGGCCGACCCCGAGCGGCTCGCCCGGCTGGACCTGTCGGCCCTGGACGGCTGA
- a CDS encoding TetR/AcrR family transcriptional regulator: MGEDAPVTDGRRLRGRRRRAEIIEATLRVVRRDGAAGVTHRTVAREAGIPTSLTTYYFATLDDLLVAALSSVADVYTARIRAIADAGGDTLRGLAELIAESAGTGRERALAERELSTLAARRPALRPVARRWRDNVAELGRAHTADPEGVAALVAAADGLCAGVLLDPDRADVDHIHAVLSRALAADTAPAP, encoded by the coding sequence ATGGGTGAAGACGCGCCCGTCACCGACGGCCGCCGGCTGCGGGGGCGCCGCCGCCGCGCGGAGATCATCGAGGCCACGCTGCGGGTGGTGCGGCGCGACGGCGCGGCGGGGGTCACCCACCGCACCGTGGCGCGGGAGGCCGGCATCCCCACCAGCCTGACCACCTACTACTTCGCCACCCTCGACGACCTCCTCGTGGCCGCGCTGTCCAGTGTCGCCGACGTCTACACCGCGCGGATCCGGGCCATCGCCGACGCCGGAGGGGACACCCTGCGCGGGCTGGCGGAGCTGATCGCGGAATCGGCGGGGACGGGCCGCGAGCGCGCCCTCGCCGAGCGCGAGCTGTCCACGCTGGCGGCGCGCCGCCCGGCGCTGCGGCCGGTGGCCCGCCGCTGGCGCGACAACGTCGCCGAACTCGGCCGCGCCCACACCGCCGACCCCGAGGGGGTCGCCGCGCTCGTGGCCGCGGCCGACGGCCTGTGCGCGGGTGTGCTGCTGGACCCCGACCGGGCCGATGTCGACCACATCCACGCCGTGCTCAGCCGGGCCCTGGCCGCCGACACCGCCCCCGCGCCCTGA